The stretch of DNA TATACAGTAAGCAATGCTCAAATGGTAAGCTTGCCACCAAAAACGACTATAGAGGGTAGCTGCCAATCTGACACAAGTCCCCACTGTCCCCACTGTGGAAGCGCAAATTTAAAGCTACAAAATGATGATAGATATCGCTGTTTAGACTGCAAAAAGCGCACAGTTAGTAATAAGATTATCTGGAAATAAATATATGAACTTTAATGATATTGACGATGTTTCGACTATTGTCTATCAACCTAGAAACGACAATCAACCGGGATTTATTTATCTAATGGAAGCAGAGGGTTATCACGGTCTAATTCCCGGTGCTTGGTTACGTCGTTGCAAAATTGGATTATCTAGAAATCCAGAAGCTAGACTTGATAAGTTTCACAGTAATCAACCGCCTTGTAATGTAAAAATTCTCAAGACTATTTATGTAGAGGATATGGCAGATGTAGAAGGCGAATTACATCAACAATTTAGCCGATGCAATGTTGAGTTAATAAAAAGTCAAGAGTGGTTTGATTTCAATCCAGTGCAATTTATGATGGTTAACTGGGAATTTGAAAAGCGTTCGCTACACATCTTTAGCCTTAGCGACTTACCAATTAAGTTAATCATTTTCAGCATGATCGGGCTTGTAGGAGTGGGAACCGTAGCGGGAAGATTGACAAATCAACCAGCTAATTCTCTGATACAGCCACAAGAGCGATTGACAAAGTGAGCAAAGTTAAGGGAGGTTGTTAGCCTCCCTTTCTTTTATATTAACCAGTTATCAGAATATCATTGACATTTTATAACAGGTTAGCTAAAATCATAACAGGTTATAAAATAAAGGGAGTTGATAAAATGTCTCAGAAACTAAAAGAGCAAGTAGACCAACTGTTTGAAGCTACCAAAGGCTTACAGAGCTTAGAAGAGATTAAGCCGCACTGCGAAAATTTTAACGAGTGGATAAACCAGAATACTAGCTACAGCATTAAAAGCTTAGGCACTGTCTTAAGTCGGGCTGGCTTCTACAAAAAATTTAAGTCACTGCCATTAGAGCAAGGTAAAAACGCTGAATCAGTACCTAAACATGATGCCCAAGGCAACGTTACAGGAAACGAGTTAAAGCATTACGTCTTGCTGTTGTGTGGTCTAGACAAAAAGGATTGGGAAGAACGCAACGAAACCACACGAGTAAGTGACCGTCTGATGACTGCTGGTGAAAATGGCAATACAGGAATTGAGATTGATCCAGAGACATATTTAGAAGTTACTTCTAACTTGTTAGCCAGTGAAGACCCTCACGAGTTAGCAGTGGGTTTGATAGCTGCTACGGGTAGAAGACCTCATGAGATTTTAGTCAGAGGAAAATTTACACCGATTGAAAAGGAATCTTATCAAGTCAATTTTGAGGGTCAAGGTAAAAAACGCGGTGAAAAGCCAGTATTTAAAATTTCTACTTTATTCCCTGCTAGTTACATTATTGAGCGATTAAATCACTTACGGAAAGAACCGTCTACCAAGTCACTTTTAAAAGAAGCCGCTAACGAATTTCCTACTGATGTAGCAGCCCAAAATAAAGCCATTGAAGATAAACGCGGTAATTCATTACGTCGTGTAGTTCAAGAGTATTTTGGTGGTAAAGGTGATAAAACACCTATTCTAAATTTCAGAAATGGTCAAGAGCAAAATGACTGTAAAGCCTTACGCGCTGCTTGTGCTTGCTTAGTTACCGAACGGGATTGTACAGGGTCAACAGGTGCAAAACTCTACTTTGCTGCTTGTTTCTTAGGTCATATTACCCCAGGTGAAAAAATCAGTGATAGCGATTTAAAACACATCACTACTACTCTTGGTTATTCAGACTATTACACTACACAACCTGTAGGTTATCCAGATGCACCATCAAAAGAAAAACTTTCAAATGTTCGGGTTACTTCTTCAGATTTAGAAGCTATTCGCCACTTGCAAGAGCAATTAAATTTAGTCAACCAGCAATCAGTAATCAACCAGCTAATAGAGTCATTTAATAACCGTTTAGACACTGCCAAACAATTACAGTCAGCAGGGCAAAAGATAGCCCAATTAGAAACACAAGTTAAGCAGTTACAAGAAACTAATAACCAGTTAGAGCAAGCCAATAACCAATTACAGGAAGCAAATAAAATGATAAACGTAACTAAGGCGGATGTTTCAGTTACCCAAGATAACCAGCCTATTGTTAATGTTGATGACTTGCAAGGCATGATTCAAAAGATGGTAGATGAAGCAGTAGCAAAAGCCTTGCAAGGCAAAACAACAGTTACTACTACTGCTATACCTGCCAAAGTTGCACCCATCAAAGAAGAGATTGACTGGCAAGCCAAGACTGATACTGAAGTTTGGGGAAGTAAAACAGCGTCAGCAGCTTTAGAAAAAATTCGTAGGTCTTATCAGGCTATCTGTTTATACAATGACACTGTGGCGACTGGGAACGGCGATCGCCTTGCAATTACTAACCAAGCACTCAGGGATTTATCAGGCTGTAACGGCTTGCTGGTTAGAGATTGGATTGAAGCCCATAAGGATGAAATAATCAGCCATAACGCTAAATTTGGTATGGAAAACAAAAAAGACCCTAGTAACCCTGCCAGCTATGCCAACAAAGGAAAGGACACAGATAAAATCCTGTTGCTGATAAACGATGAATTCTTAAGCGGTGAAGCCTTTAAAGCAGGGAGAAACTAAAACGGTGTTATTGGTCTGAATGCTTTACTGTAGATGGTTTTTGGTGGATGTCGGGAAACTTCCATTTCCCGACATTTCACCCACAAATAACAAATCTCTATTAGGGCACTATTTAACACTCAAGAAAAATTGTTTCACAAAGGAAAGGCAATCGCGTTAAAACTAGATCGCCTACCTCTGGTTTTTTTACTTTAATCGTGACTGTGCTTTACTTTTGAGCTTGTTATGCTCAAAGATTACAGTGATTTTAGAACCATCAGGATTTTCCCAGACAAAGATTGCTGTTGTTACAGAGCGGCTAACCTCAATACCTCGGTATAAGATTGACCGCACCTCTGTTAAGGACATCCCTGTTTTTAACTGTTCGTACTCTGCACGACCGAAGCGACCGAGTTCAGTTTGGGCAGATTGTTCATGCTGCTGAGAATTAAAAGCAGTTTGAACAAAACCATACGCTAGACCTGAACCAAGCATAACCCCTAGTGAAAGGGCAACATTCATCACTGAGCCAACGAGAGTATTATTGGACTGTATGGGGTTGTTTTTATTAACCATTGAAGTAACTCCATTAAGTTTATTGTTTGGTGCTAGTTTGGTGTCCGCCAGACTAGCTTTAATGTGTCATGACGCTATTTAACCGGAACATAGTCGGTGTTTTAGTTTTTTGATTTTTCAGCAAATAACCTCCTTGAAAATAATGTCAACAGGTTATATACCTATACAACATGGGACTTGATTCAACAATTTTGACAGAATACTTTTCGCCCAATGGGACTTACATATTGCAATTAACCTAAATCCCGATTAGGGATTGAAACTCAGCATTTAACCAGGGTGCTGCTGCTTGTGATAGATTGCAATTAACCTAAATCCCTATTAGGGATTGAAACTACAGGTATTGACTAAACTTGTATACAGCTTTAATTGCAATTAACCTTAATCCCTATTAGGGATTGAAACCCAGGTTACAAAAACCCAAATTAAATTAACTAATATTGCAATTAACCTAAATCCCTATTAGGGATAATGTGCGTCAATTTCAAGTTTTTTATTTGTGTCTAGCTCTAAACCACTTCTACCCACAGGCGACAGCATAGCCAAGCTTGCAGCCGCCCCTAACACCTGCTCGTCGCTCACTTCTAAATATCTCTGTAACTGTTCTAAATTCCGATGCCCTGAGATTTCCTGAATAACTCTCAGTGGTATACCAGCGTTACTCATCTGAGTTAAAGCTGTACGCCTGAAGCTATGGCTACTCACTCCAAAAATATCTACTTGCTGACAAGCTTCTCTCAAAATCCTAGCGGCTGAGTCTTCGCTGATGTGTCCATCACTGCGACCGGGAAACAGATAATCATCTCCTGCCAGTGGGTAGTATTCAACCAATAACCGCCGTAAGTCTTCAATCACTGGAATTGACCTAGTAGCTAGTTTCCCCTTGGTGTTTGATTTTCTGATAATCAGCCTGGGTCTAACGTTACCCTTGGGCGTGTAAATATCTTGAGTCAGCAGGGTACAGCATTCACGGATTCTACAGGCACTAAACAGACAGACACCGAACAAAGCGCGATCGCGGTCATTGTCTAAGCCATCACTGAAAATTAGCTGTATCTCTGACTGTGTGAGAACCTTAGCGCGTCCATGCCGATTGATTTTCATTGCCAGACTGTTGACCCTGTAATCCACAGCCTACAATGTTTGGTCATCTATTAACCGGAATTGCTTAAACGTGTTTAGTGATTAGATATTTAGCAAGTCTTTATAGTTTTTAGATTTTACAGGGAATACTAAAATTTAGGTTCCTTGTCAGACCCAACTAATAGTCAGTGTAGTATTTATTCTGTAAAAATTAGCTATTAAAGGAGATTAAATAATGTTTGGATATGCAAATAATACCGATACAATCCCACCAGTACAAACCATCATGGCTTGCATAATTGCTATAAAAATTGCTCCTAACATTGATGAAAGCAGTCTTGTACCTTACTTGCAATGCGTAGCTAAGTTAAACAAATTACTTTTAGAATACCAAGAGTTGCAAGATGAAACTGAAAAAAAGAAACTTGAAAAAAATATCAGAAATGTAGGCGAATCCTTAGATGAAATAGGTGGACATCAACTAATGGAACTCACCTGTACTTATCTAACACCAAATTATGATTTAGCAAAAGATACAGAATATATTTGGTCTGGTATTGGGGGTCACTGGTATCCGTAGAAGTTTCGATTTTAAAATATTTAAAATACCAAAAAGAACCTAATTAATTTAGAGTACATAAATATATGGCTAATTGCCCTAACTGTGGTTCCAATCACATTCAACTCAAAAGAGAAACTAATGTAAGTTGGGGACGTGCTATCACTGGGTTAGCTTTGTTTGGTGTTGTAGGTGGTGCTGTTGGCGCTGTAACAGGTGAGGATAGAAATGCTAACGCTTGCCTAGATTGTGGAACATCTTGGAAAGCCGAGGAATTATATAAAATTCTTCAAATTATTAATGATTATACAGGGCATGAACTAGATTTATCTATAGCAAAAGATCGTGTATATATGAATAAATTCATATCTGAAATTATCCCTTATCTAAAAGCTATACCGGAAACAGCAAAAAAAGCTGAAAAATTTTTAGTTGATACAAAAAAAGAAGCCGAATCAAAAAAAGGTTCTTTATATGCTGGAGTTGGATTACTTCTATCACTAGGCGGTTGTACTGCTGTAATAATAGGACACATGACTACAGAATTTATAGTTATATTAATACCATTTTTTATAGGTATGTGGATTGACGATATAATCTATAAAAACAATAAAAAAGTTATTGATAAAGAAATTGAACAAATAATAGAAAATTCTAAAAGAAAAGCAATAAGAATGAAAATTGAAGCTGAAGAAGAACTGAAATTAAAACTTGAGATGTTTATAAACAATAATAAATAACTAACCGCTCCAACCGCTCCAACCCTCTTAACATTCCCCAACCTTCCCAACCCGTTACAACGCTCTAGAATGCCCTACAAAGCCTCTTAATCCCTTAAATGCCCTATCCAGCGTTTAAGGGATTTTTAACGCTCTAGAGCCTTTGTAGTGGCTACACAGCATCAACACAGTGTCAAAGCATTGTCAACACAGTGTCAAAGCATTGTCTAGGTTATGTCTAGGTTGTCTAGGTTATGTAGCGTGTCGTAGTATTTGTAATATGTTTCCGATCCGGTACGCTGCGATCGCTCTGAAAAACCAGACAAGTAGATTGTCAACGCTTGAAAAGTCTAAGTACTTTTAAACTATTTTTAAGTATTTTTAAACACGTAAAAAACTAAAAACCTGTGTACGTACAAGGGGGTTTTAAACCTCTGAAAAAATCGGTTTTTAGCGCTTGAAAGCATTACCAGTTAAGGATTTTTTGTGGCAGCAGGGCTAGTGGCTCCCTTATAAGATATTGGTTAAACCATAGATATAAAATTATACATACATACGG from Nostoc sp. 'Peltigera membranacea cyanobiont' N6 encodes:
- a CDS encoding GIY-YIG nuclease family protein; the protein is MNFNDIDDVSTIVYQPRNDNQPGFIYLMEAEGYHGLIPGAWLRRCKIGLSRNPEARLDKFHSNQPPCNVKILKTIYVEDMADVEGELHQQFSRCNVELIKSQEWFDFNPVQFMMVNWEFEKRSLHIFSLSDLPIKLIIFSMIGLVGVGTVAGRLTNQPANSLIQPQERLTK
- a CDS encoding protelomerase family protein translates to MSQKLKEQVDQLFEATKGLQSLEEIKPHCENFNEWINQNTSYSIKSLGTVLSRAGFYKKFKSLPLEQGKNAESVPKHDAQGNVTGNELKHYVLLLCGLDKKDWEERNETTRVSDRLMTAGENGNTGIEIDPETYLEVTSNLLASEDPHELAVGLIAATGRRPHEILVRGKFTPIEKESYQVNFEGQGKKRGEKPVFKISTLFPASYIIERLNHLRKEPSTKSLLKEAANEFPTDVAAQNKAIEDKRGNSLRRVVQEYFGGKGDKTPILNFRNGQEQNDCKALRAACACLVTERDCTGSTGAKLYFAACFLGHITPGEKISDSDLKHITTTLGYSDYYTTQPVGYPDAPSKEKLSNVRVTSSDLEAIRHLQEQLNLVNQQSVINQLIESFNNRLDTAKQLQSAGQKIAQLETQVKQLQETNNQLEQANNQLQEANKMINVTKADVSVTQDNQPIVNVDDLQGMIQKMVDEAVAKALQGKTTVTTTAIPAKVAPIKEEIDWQAKTDTEVWGSKTASAALEKIRRSYQAICLYNDTVATGNGDRLAITNQALRDLSGCNGLLVRDWIEAHKDEIISHNAKFGMENKKDPSNPASYANKGKDTDKILLLINDEFLSGEAFKAGRN
- a CDS encoding tyrosine-type recombinase/integrase, producing MKINRHGRAKVLTQSEIQLIFSDGLDNDRDRALFGVCLFSACRIRECCTLLTQDIYTPKGNVRPRLIIRKSNTKGKLATRSIPVIEDLRRLLVEYYPLAGDDYLFPGRSDGHISEDSAARILREACQQVDIFGVSSHSFRRTALTQMSNAGIPLRVIQEISGHRNLEQLQRYLEVSDEQVLGAAASLAMLSPVGRSGLELDTNKKLEIDAHYP